One stretch of Wolbachia endosymbiont of Armadillidium arcangelii DNA includes these proteins:
- a CDS encoding transposase: MENWYENSPKMRGGNYIYSNKVVILVHIVASLFRIGLRQTVGFIKGYLQQVGKGLAVISYSQASRRFKKLNIKINDCRVDKNNMEDIEIAIDSTNL, translated from the coding sequence ATGGAAAATTGGTACGAAAATAGCCCCAAAATGCGAGGTGGAAATTATATTTATAGTAATAAAGTTGTGATTTTAGTGCATATAGTCGCTAGTCTCTTTAGAATTGGCTTAAGACAAACGGTAGGGTTTATAAAAGGATATTTGCAGCAAGTAGGAAAGGGCTTAGCAGTCATTAGCTATTCGCAGGCTTCAAGAAGGTTTAAAAAGCTCAATATTAAGATCAATGATTGCAGAGTTGATAAAAACAATATGGAAGATATTGAAATTGCAATAGACAGCACAAATTTATAA
- a CDS encoding type IV secretory system conjugative DNA transfer family protein — protein MSNGNHLRNILIGGVVSFSILEFCFYLSGILFYLFVDGPDSVDFRAINPSLTPFPQALWPTIFDHIQYCWHHPELYSLELKIKLIVSSALPIIVLMIILWNVRERLIEWRPFKRKESLHGDSQWASEKDIRKAGLRSKKGILLGKDKRGYFIADGFQHALLFAPTGSGKGVGFVIPNLLFWTDSVIVHDIKLENYEITSGWRERQGQKVYVWNPAQPDGVSHCYNPLEWISEKPGQMVDDVQKIANLIMPEQDFWQNEARSLFVGVVLYLLAAPEKVKSFGEVVRTMRSDDVVYNLAVVLDTMGKIIHPVAYMNIAAFLQKADKERSGVVSTMNSSLELWANPLIDTATASSDFNILDFKKKRITVYVGLTPDNLTRLRPLMQVFYQQATEFLCRKLPSDDEPYGVLFLMDEFPTLGKMEQFQTGIAYFRGYRVRLFLIVQDTEQLKGIYEEAGMNSFLSNSTYRVTFAANNIETANLISQLIGNKTVQQESLNKPKFLDLNPASRSLHISETQRALLLPQEIIMLPRDDQIILIESTYPIKSKKILYYNDSTFTRRLLKPTRVPTQEPYDPNKVFSAANEDKISNEEESNAIEAADYPVEAKTEDAIYDEPEVNDEFEDEGIGDKFEGGDGFDDEEDEDEFDDEEEDDDGFDDKGVL, from the coding sequence ATGAGTAATGGAAATCACCTACGCAATATTCTCATAGGAGGTGTGGTATCTTTTAGCATACTTGAATTTTGCTTCTATTTGTCTGGTATATTATTCTACTTGTTTGTTGACGGTCCAGATAGTGTGGATTTTAGAGCAATTAACCCTAGCTTGACGCCTTTTCCTCAAGCTCTCTGGCCGACAATTTTTGATCATATACAATATTGCTGGCATCATCCAGAGTTATATAGCCTTGAGCTCAAAATTAAATTAATTGTATCTTCTGCACTGCCTATCATTGTTTTGATGATTATTTTATGGAATGTGAGAGAAAGATTAATTGAGTGGCGACCATTTAAAAGGAAAGAATCACTTCATGGAGATTCACAGTGGGCATCAGAGAAAGACATACGAAAAGCAGGATTAAGAAGCAAAAAAGGGATATTGCTCGGTAAAGATAAGAGAGGATATTTTATTGCTGATGGGTTTCAGCATGCATTGCTCTTTGCGCCTACAGGTTCTGGTAAAGGTGTTGGTTTTGTGATTCCTAATTTATTATTTTGGACTGACTCGGTAATTGTGCACGACATAAAATTAGAAAACTATGAAATAACAAGTGGTTGGCGAGAACGACAAGGGCAAAAAGTATATGTATGGAATCCAGCGCAGCCAGATGGAGTAAGCCATTGTTATAATCCACTGGAATGGATTAGTGAAAAACCTGGACAGATGGTTGATGATGTGCAAAAAATAGCTAACCTAATTATGCCTGAACAAGATTTTTGGCAAAACGAAGCAAGAAGCTTATTTGTTGGAGTGGTACTATACTTACTTGCTGCACCAGAGAAAGTTAAATCTTTTGGTGAAGTTGTGCGTACAATGCGTAGCGATGACGTAGTTTACAATCTTGCTGTAGTTTTGGACACAATGGGTAAAATAATACACCCCGTGGCGTATATGAACATTGCGGCTTTTTTACAAAAAGCTGACAAAGAAAGATCAGGTGTTGTATCAACCATGAACTCATCTCTTGAATTATGGGCAAACCCATTGATTGATACTGCAACTGCATCAAGTGATTTTAATATTTTAGATTTTAAAAAGAAGAGAATTACAGTTTATGTTGGCTTAACTCCAGACAATTTAACTAGGTTAAGGCCTTTAATGCAGGTTTTTTACCAACAGGCAACTGAATTTTTATGTAGGAAATTGCCATCTGATGACGAGCCTTACGGCGTATTATTTTTAATGGATGAGTTTCCAACGCTTGGAAAAATGGAGCAATTTCAAACGGGCATTGCGTATTTTCGTGGTTACAGAGTGAGGTTGTTTTTGATTGTTCAAGATACTGAACAGCTCAAAGGAATATATGAAGAAGCAGGAATGAACTCCTTTTTATCAAACTCAACCTATAGAGTAACTTTTGCAGCCAATAATATTGAAACGGCTAATTTAATATCTCAGCTTATAGGAAACAAAACTGTACAACAAGAATCATTAAATAAACCTAAATTTTTAGACTTGAATCCTGCATCAAGATCGTTGCATATCTCTGAAACACAGAGGGCATTACTCTTACCTCAAGAAATTATTATGTTGCCACGTGATGATCAGATAATTTTGATAGAATCAACTTATCCAATTAAATCGAAGAAAATTTTATATTATAATGACAGCACATTCACAAGAAGGCTGCTCAAACCAACACGTGTGCCTACACAAGAGCCATATGACCCGAATAAGGTCTTTTCTGCTGCTAACGAAGATAAGATTAGTAATGAAGAAGAGAGTAATGCTATTGAAGCTGCTGATTATCCTGTTGAAGCTAAAACTGAAGATGCAATATACGATGAGCCAGAGGTCAACGATGAATTTGAGGACGAAGGTATTGGTGATAAATTTGAAGGTGGTGATGGATTTGATGATGAAGAAGATGAGGATGAGTTTGATGACGAGGAAGAAGATGATGATGGGTTTGATGATAAAGGTGTGCTGTAG
- the cutA gene encoding divalent-cation tolerance protein CutA: MSNLVLVYITFSNLKEAQIISEELLNEKLIVCVNIFPEVNSLYLWEGKINSSCEVAAIMKSRNDQIDEIVEKIEAMHSYDQPAIAVIPVGKASKSFTNWVNNVIDINNIGV, translated from the coding sequence ATGAGCAATTTAGTTTTAGTCTATATAACTTTTTCAAACTTGAAAGAGGCTCAGATTATTTCTGAAGAATTGTTAAACGAGAAGTTAATTGTATGTGTAAATATATTTCCTGAAGTAAATTCTCTGTATCTATGGGAAGGTAAAATTAATAGTAGTTGTGAGGTAGCGGCAATTATGAAAAGCAGGAATGATCAAATTGATGAGATTGTAGAAAAAATCGAAGCAATGCATTCTTATGATCAACCAGCTATTGCGGTAATACCCGTAGGAAAAGCGAGTAAATCTTTTACGAATTGGGTTAATAATGTTATTGATATAAACAATATTGGGGTGTAG
- the virB11 gene encoding P-type DNA transfer ATPase VirB11, with protein MNYVALETYLEPLQGIFQEEGVNEISINKPKEVWIENRGEIRCEKLEIFDLNHLKSLGRLIAQATEQKLSEEAPLLSATLPNGYRIQIVFPPACEPDKVVMSIRKPSSMQLSLDDYEKMGAFSEAVIEVIDDPVNRHLNLLLKQKKIKEFLECAVINKKNIIISGGTSTGKTTFTNATLRAIPSEERIITVEDAREIVLNDHPNRVHLIASKGGQGRAKVTTQDLIEACLRLRPDRIIVGELRGAEAFSFLRAINTGHPGSISTLHADSPAMALEQIKLMVMQANLGIPPDQIIPYIRNVIDTVIQLKRTCRGRRIVSEVLFTRFSNENA; from the coding sequence ATGAACTATGTTGCACTTGAAACATATTTGGAGCCATTGCAAGGCATCTTTCAAGAGGAAGGCGTAAATGAAATATCAATAAATAAGCCTAAGGAAGTCTGGATTGAAAATCGTGGTGAAATAAGATGCGAAAAGCTAGAAATATTTGATCTTAATCACTTAAAGTCTCTTGGCAGGCTGATTGCTCAAGCCACAGAACAAAAACTTAGCGAAGAAGCACCACTACTTTCAGCTACATTACCAAATGGTTATCGTATACAGATAGTCTTTCCACCAGCATGTGAGCCCGACAAAGTAGTTATGTCAATTCGTAAGCCCTCTAGCATGCAATTATCATTGGATGATTATGAAAAGATGGGAGCTTTTTCTGAAGCTGTTATAGAAGTAATCGATGATCCAGTGAATCGTCATTTGAATTTGCTATTGAAACAAAAGAAAATAAAAGAATTTTTAGAATGTGCTGTAATAAATAAGAAAAATATTATAATTAGTGGTGGAACTTCTACCGGTAAGACCACTTTTACTAATGCTACTTTGCGTGCTATTCCATCTGAAGAAAGAATCATTACTGTTGAAGATGCGAGGGAGATAGTTTTGAACGATCACCCTAATAGAGTGCATCTGATTGCTTCTAAAGGAGGGCAAGGCAGAGCAAAAGTGACCACTCAGGATTTGATAGAGGCGTGTTTACGTTTAAGGCCAGATAGAATAATAGTTGGTGAGCTCCGTGGAGCGGAAGCTTTTAGCTTTCTTAGAGCAATAAACACTGGTCACCCAGGATCAATATCAACCCTTCATGCAGATAGTCCAGCAATGGCCCTTGAGCAAATAAAACTGATGGTTATGCAAGCAAATCTTGGCATTCCCCCAGATCAGATCATACCATACATCAGAAATGTAATCGATACTGTTATTCAGCTAAAAAGAACTTGTAGGGGCAGAAGAATCGTTTCTGAGGTATTATTTACTAGATTTTCAAATGAAAATGCTTAA
- a CDS encoding reverse transcriptase N-terminal domain-containing protein — MEGKVISSSKYVMNQQKVRYEWNEIPWRKLEQSSFKLQKRIYQASKCNDVKRMHNLQRLLLKSTSARMLAVRRVTQDNRGRKTAGIDGKASLKQKERLQLANSLNIREKAKPSRRVWIPKSVKPTEYRPLGIPTIADRAKQTLVKMALEPEWEAKFEPNTYGFRPGRSCHDSIRAIFDALKRKMAFVLDADISGCFDNIDHKVLLEKLHTTPTIVKIIRGWLKAGIMEGKVFQFGSVK; from the coding sequence TTGGAAGGTAAAGTTATAAGTAGTAGTAAATATGTTATGAACCAACAAAAAGTTAGGTATGAATGGAATGAAATTCCCTGGCGTAAGTTAGAGCAATCTTCATTTAAGCTGCAAAAACGAATTTACCAAGCTTCTAAATGTAATGATGTCAAAAGGATGCACAATCTTCAGAGACTATTACTCAAATCAACAAGTGCAAGGATGCTTGCTGTTAGAAGGGTAACTCAGGATAATAGAGGAAGAAAGACAGCAGGTATTGATGGAAAAGCTAGCCTTAAGCAAAAAGAAAGATTGCAATTAGCAAACTCTTTAAATATAAGGGAAAAAGCAAAACCATCAAGACGTGTTTGGATTCCAAAATCTGTTAAACCAACAGAATATCGTCCTCTTGGAATACCTACAATAGCAGATCGAGCAAAACAAACACTTGTAAAAATGGCTTTAGAACCTGAATGGGAGGCAAAATTTGAGCCTAACACTTATGGTTTTAGACCTGGTAGATCTTGTCACGATTCTATAAGAGCTATATTTGATGCACTAAAAAGAAAAATGGCATTTGTCTTGGATGCAGATATATCTGGATGCTTTGACAATATTGACCATAAGGTGTTATTGGAAAAGCTTCATACCACACCAACTATAGTAAAGATTATAAGAGGATGGTTAAAAGCTGGCATTATGGAAGGAAAAGTATTCCAATTTGGGAGTGTTAAATAA
- a CDS encoding IS5 family transposase (programmed frameshift): MRKKYPTDLSKREWSRIEKHFRVSYKKGGRPPKYSKCEILNAILYVLRTGCQWRNLPHDFPLWKAVHEQFRRWKKQRIFEKVNYDITKYSRSKMGRSEEPSACIVDSQSVKITEKGGSKVMMGAKKVNGRKRHIITDTQGFVLGCYVGAASENDRDGVKMVLDNMKEKYSNIKKMWADMGYQGKDLKTHIEEEHGIDIEIVKRPPCRFWVHKDTPPELLPQRDPGFAVQPRRWVVERTFAWINRNRRLSKEYDLLTTSTESFIYLAMSKVMLSREYA, translated from the exons ATGAGGAAAAAATATCCAACAGATTTAAGTAAAAGGGAATGGTCCCGAATAGAAAAACACTTCAGGGTATCGTATAAGAAAGGAGGAAGGCCGCCAAAATACAGTAAGTGTGAGATACTGAATGCAATTCTTTATGTACTGCGCACAGGATGTCAATGGCGCAATTTACCACACGATTTTCCGTTGTGGAAGGCTGTGCATGAACAGTTTAGAAGATGGAAAAAGCAGAGGATTTTTGAGAAAGTGAACTATGATATCACTAAATATAGTAGGTCAAAAATGGGAAGAAGTGAGGAGCCAAGCGCATGCATAGTGGATAGTCAATCGGTAAAAATCACGGAAAAAGGGGGGTCAAAGGTTATGATGG GTGCAAAAAAAGTAAATGGGAGAAAAAGACATATAATCACAGATACTCAAGGATTTGTGCTTGGTTGCTATGTAGGAGCTGCAAGCGAAAATGACAGAGATGGGGTGAAGATGGTATTGGACAATATGAAAGAAAAATACAGCAATATTAAGAAAATGTGGGCTGATATGGGGTACCAAGGAAAAGATTTAAAAACCCATATAGAGGAAGAACATGGGATAGATATTGAAATTGTGAAAAGACCTCCATGTAGGTTTTGGGTGCATAAAGATACACCACCAGAACTATTGCCACAACGGGATCCTGGATTTGCAGTACAACCGAGAAGGTGGGTGGTAGAGAGGACTTTTGCTTGGATCAATAGAAATAGAAGGCTATCAAAGGAGTACGATTTACTTACAACATCTACTGAAAGTTTCATATATCTGGCTATGAGTAAAGTTATGTTAAGTAGGGAATATGCTTGA
- a CDS encoding alpha/beta hydrolase, giving the protein MIPFLNRNQNLSKSSIEQISQLIDKGVKPENIILFGHSFGGAIASEVLRHFSDRDVKLGGIVFTSTFSSFHTAIKHFPMPQTKILSMLPSFRLKGILKALNLEFDIVDNLQKSQNEKMPIVIINHMEDKLIPLSAQLAIAMLDDAQKPKDEKMPNYIEDELTVIAIRSGRYLIKVYDDLGGSHNNILGSAKLTRELKEVVLSKVTSRTR; this is encoded by the coding sequence ATGATTCCGTTTCTAAATAGGAATCAAAACTTATCTAAGTCTTCAATAGAGCAAATTAGTCAACTGATAGATAAAGGTGTAAAACCCGAAAATATTATACTTTTCGGTCATTCTTTTGGAGGAGCAATTGCATCGGAAGTGTTAAGGCATTTTTCAGATAGAGATGTTAAACTTGGAGGCATTGTTTTTACTAGCACCTTTAGTTCTTTTCATACAGCAATAAAGCATTTTCCAATGCCTCAGACGAAAATTTTGAGTATGCTGCCTTCATTTCGATTAAAAGGAATACTAAAGGCCCTAAATTTAGAATTTGACATAGTAGATAATTTGCAAAAGTCACAAAATGAGAAAATGCCAATAGTAATTATTAACCACATGGAAGACAAATTAATACCACTTTCTGCACAGTTGGCAATTGCGATGTTAGATGATGCGCAAAAGCCAAAAGATGAGAAAATGCCTAACTACATAGAAGACGAATTAACAGTAATTGCGATAAGAAGTGGTCGATATCTGATTAAGGTTTATGATGATCTGGGGGGTTCTCATAATAACATTTTGGGTAGTGCCAAACTTACTAGAGAATTAAAAGAAGTGGTACTTAGTAAAGTTACGTCTAGAACGCGTTAA
- a CDS encoding ankyrin repeat domain-containing protein, with the protein MASIKVANKAALDEITLERAAASLLRGGIMNRDQQKKAIALGMRFYWKTIFTYIKQGDKESAKRLAERCIKENKWESKEVYGYLLALAAEQGEVDIAEFFKDQGANLDCEVCHGRTPLWLAMQYRHNQMVKALKEWGARKDTHDIFGSPSRSHYTPPPFSAGAKSTDQKGEIRDKMELYWPDIFSYIKQGDRESAERMIENLINRSKWESKKEEIYGCLLVIAATQGEIQVAEFCKNHGADLDYVSYGGRTSLWLARVNGKNQMVEALEKWGARGDTDEYCGKSSSDLTKPDYRKIEGFCHNILSECFKTGLSKENLARTVEDFVRNKGYRIKETYGELLLCSIVGRDIKIAEFCKDNGTDLNYKGHSGKTPLEVAEKLKYCEMVEILREWGARKDNKFWSKLPSSSLKDPSCSKQEKQRGCTKKTSCNLM; encoded by the coding sequence TTGGCGAGTATAAAAGTAGCTAATAAAGCAGCTCTTGATGAAATTACGTTAGAAAGAGCTGCAGCTAGTTTGTTGCGAGGAGGCATTATGAATAGAGATCAGCAAAAAAAAGCCATAGCTTTAGGAATGAGATTTTATTGGAAGACAATATTTACATATATTAAGCAAGGCGACAAGGAAAGTGCAAAAAGACTTGCAGAGCGTTGTATAAAGGAAAATAAATGGGAATCTAAAGAAGTTTATGGTTACTTGCTAGCTTTAGCTGCTGAGCAAGGAGAAGTTGACATTGCCGAATTTTTTAAAGATCAAGGTGCAAACCTTGATTGTGAAGTCTGTCATGGAAGGACACCACTCTGGCTTGCTATGCAATATCGACACAATCAAATGGTTAAAGCTTTAAAAGAGTGGGGAGCACGAAAGGACACTCATGATATTTTTGGTTCCCCTTCTAGAAGTCATTATACTCCTCCTCCTTTCTCTGCTGGGGCAAAAAGCACCGATCAAAAGGGAGAGATTAGGGATAAGATGGAATTATATTGGCCGGATATATTTTCATACATTAAACAGGGTGATAGAGAAAGTGCAGAGAGAATGATAGAAAATCTTATAAATAGAAGTAAATGGGAGTCTAAAAAAGAGGAAATATATGGCTGCTTATTGGTTATTGCTGCCACTCAAGGTGAGATTCAAGTTGCTGAATTCTGTAAAAATCACGGAGCAGATCTTGATTATGTAAGTTATGGTGGGAGAACATCGTTGTGGCTTGCTAGAGTAAATGGAAAAAATCAAATGGTTGAAGCTCTTGAAAAATGGGGCGCACGTGGAGACACTGATGAGTATTGTGGTAAATCTTCCTCTGATTTAACAAAGCCAGATTATCGTAAAATAGAAGGTTTTTGTCATAATATACTCTCTGAGTGCTTTAAGACAGGTTTAAGCAAAGAAAATTTAGCAAGGACAGTAGAAGATTTTGTGCGAAACAAAGGATATAGGATTAAGGAAACATACGGAGAACTTCTCTTGTGTTCTATTGTTGGACGTGATATCAAAATTGCTGAGTTTTGCAAAGACAATGGAACAGATCTTAATTATAAAGGCCATTCTGGAAAAACACCATTAGAGGTAGCTGAGAAATTAAAATATTGTGAAATGGTTGAAATTCTTAGAGAATGGGGAGCGCGTAAAGACAATAAGTTTTGGAGTAAGTTGCCTTCTTCGAGTTTAAAAGACCCTAGTTGTAGTAAACAAGAAAAACAAAGAGGATGTACGAAGAAAACTTCATGCAACTTGATGTAA